A single Phoenix dactylifera cultivar Barhee BC4 chromosome 1, palm_55x_up_171113_PBpolish2nd_filt_p, whole genome shotgun sequence DNA region contains:
- the LOC103702608 gene encoding uncharacterized protein LOC103702608 — translation MESAMELPECPVCLQAYDWTATVPRVMACGHSACEVCLAALPIPRPNLPDAVRCPACTQLVPLPRSPGPSALPKNLDLLRLSSSSSSSSPSPIPKSKHSPDPDASPPLDFFPLPWTQSLLPAWKHFILPQDALSLLSLGAATTTDISTATISTPLGRPWCSRQNQRVSLFPIDTSPFLSSLSSTESSQWFRLSYTVRVLEALYQLGDGVRDELGLLVDASIRHQRGLCKVFGLWMGGEQEKSRLCLVCERFGRNLADVLRDGKRFSGGGVDGGNLLHSFGMVSMELCEVVMDLHSQGLVAGCLAPSCFCFDDFGHGLFDVNQVLLSGRRIRENASAMSSRKGCDGPNLVESTAFLSPEVFVSLFGKDVANDSGFDSSVGYGTDVWSLACILVMILLGNANLAAELVESLSGILAEGSCKKFAEVYDVWKEKVVSKLEALLMETKFEPLLQILTSCLNYEPESRPQVIDIWHCICSLFTKTCADDLAASDVLVAKENVLCCLVLGSICSLRHKEADSILPSQGNDNISRDNPYEDMLGSNESNADHLQQGKDDNNLVKGLHGGGLRSVALQDHRDCVTGLAIGGGFLFSSSFDKTINVWSLQDFSHIQSLRGHEHRVMAILVVDDTSQPICISGDSGSGIFIWTISTSLGKEPLKKWYEHNDWRYSGIHALAVSATGFLYSGSGDKSIKAWSLQDYSLSCTLTGHKSTVSSLAVADGILYSGSWDGTIRLWWLHDNCPLSILENETPENLAPVLSLSIDNNLLVSSYENGFLKMWRNDVLVISEQIQSGAIFALHLDKKWLFTGGWDRIISIKELSQNELEMDIKTIGSITCNSVITSVLYWHGKLFVGFSNGEIKMHCYKS, via the exons atGGAGTCGGCAATGGAGTTGCCTGAGTGCCCGGTTTGCCTGCAGGCCTACGACTGGACGGCGACGGTGCCGCGGGTGATGGCATGCGGGCACTCGGCGTGCGAGGTATGCCTGGCCGCCCTCCCCATCCCTCGCCCCAACCTCCCCGACGCCGTCCGCTGCCCCGCCTGCACCCAGCTCGTCCCCCTCCCACGCTCCCCCGGACCCTCCGCCCTCCCCAAGAACCTCGACCTCCTCCGcttatcctcctcctcctcctcctcctctccttccccaaTCCCCAAATCCAAACACAGTCCTGATCCCGATGCATCCCCTCCCCTGGACTTTTTCCCTCTACCCTGGACCCAATCCCTCCTCCCCGCCTGGAAGCACTTCATCCTCCCCCAAGACGCCCTGTCCCTTCTCTCGCTCGGAGCAGCAACGACGACAGACATCTCGACGGCTACCATCTCTACGCCTCTCGGCCGGCCCTGGTGCTCCCGGCAGAACCAGCGAGTGAGCCTGTTTCCCATCGACacttctccttttctctcctcTTTGTCTTCCACCGAGTCGTCCCAGTGGTTTCGGCTAAGCTACACGGTGCGTGTGTTGGAAGCTCTGTATCAGTTGGGCGATGGGGTGAGAGACGAATTGGGTCTTCTTGTGGATGCCTCGATAAGGCATCAGCGGGGATTATGTAAAGTTTTCGGGTTGTGGATGGGTGGGGAACAGGAAAAATCTCGCCTTTGCTTGGTTTGTGAGAGGTTTGGTCGCAATCTTGCTGATGTGTTGAGAGACGGGAAGAGGTTTAGTGGTGGTGGAGTGGATGGTGGGAATCTTTTGCATAGTTTTGGGATGGTGAGCATGGAGCTGTGTGAGGTGGTGATGGATTTGCATTCGCAAGGGTTGGTGGCTGGATGCTTGGCACCGTCCTGCTTTTGCTTCGATGATTTCGGGCACGGTCTTTTTGATGTCAATCAGGTTTTGCTATCAGGGAGGAGAATCCGGGAGAATGCTAGTGCTATGTCTTCCAGAAAAGGCTGTGATGGTCCCAACCTGGTTGAAAGCACAGCTTTTTTAAGCCCAGAGGTGTTTGTTTCATTGTTCGGAAAGGATGTTGCTAATGACTCTGGTTTTGATAGCTCAGTGGGATATGGAACGGATGTTTGGTCGTTGGCTTGTATATTGGTCATGATTCTTTTGGGCAACGCCAATCTGGCAGCAGAACTAGTTGAAAGTCTCTCTGGCATCCTTGCAGAAGGGAGTTGCAAAAAATTTGCTGAAGTATATGATGTTTGGAAGGAGAAGGTAGTCTCCAAGTTGGAAGCTTTATTAATGGAGACAAAGTTTGAGCCATTGCTCCAGATTCTTACTTCTTGTTTGAATTATGAACCAGAGAGCCGTCCTCAAGTGATTGATATTTGGCATTGTATTTGCAGTCTGTTCACCAAGACCTGTGCTGATGATTTGGCCGCTTCTGATGTTTTAGTAGCAAAGGAGAATGTTTTATGTTGCTTAGTTCTTGGGAGCATATGCTCCCTGCGACACAAAGAAGCTGACAGCATTTTGCCAAGTCAAGGGAATGACAACATTTCTAGAGATAATCCATATGAAGACATGCTGGGTAGCAATGAAAGCAATGCTGATCACTTGCAGCAGGGGAAAGATGACAATAACCTAGTCAAAGGGCTGCACGGTGGTGGTCTTAGATCTGTCGCTCTTCAAGATCATCGTGACTGTGTGACAGGATTGGCGATTGGAG GGGGGTTTTTGTTTAGCTCTTCTTTTGATAAAACAATCAACGTATGGTCCCTGCAG GACTTTTCTCATATACAATCTTTGAGAGGTCATGAGCATAGAGTCATGGCTATTCTTGTTGTAGATGATACAAGCCAGCCGATTTGTATAAGCGGTGATAGTGGGAGTGGTATtttcatctggaccattagcACCTCTCTTGGGAAAGAACCGTTGAAGAAATGGTACGAGCACAATGATTGGCGATATAGTGGCATCCACGCTTTGGCTGTCTCAGCAACAGGGTTCCTGTACAGTGGTAGTGGGGACAAGTCCATAAAAGCTTGGTCTTTGCAG GATTACTCCCTTTCATGCACCTTGACCGGTCACAAGTCAACTGTTTCTTCTTTAGCAGTGGCTGATGGGATTCTTTACAGTGGAAGTTGGGATGGAACCATACGTTTGTGGTGGCTTCATGATAACTGCCCTTTGTCAATCTTAGAGAATGAGACACCAGAAAATTTGGCCCCGGTTTTGTCACTTTCAATTGATAACAACTTGCTTGTTTCATCCTACGAGAATGGTTTTCTAAAG ATGTGGAGGAATGATGTGCTGGTGATATCAGAGCAAATTCAGAGTGGTGCTATTTTTGCCCTTCACTTGGACAAAAAATGGCTTTTTACAGGAGGATGGGATAGAATCATCAGTATAAAG GAATTGTCACAAAATGAGTTAGAAATGGATATTAAAACTATCGGCTCTATTACATGCAACTCAGTCATAACATCTGTGCTGTACTGGCATGGGAAGCTTTTCGTTGGATTCTCTAATGGGGAGATCAAG ATGCACTGTTACAAATCTTGA
- the LOC120112985 gene encoding F-box protein At5g39450 produces MPGETMAADEAKADCGSSLLLGLPEDVLELISGLLQPRDLCSLALCCRGLRAAVAASEKAWLAQCRRLGPPPDLLPRWRSGVRSYGALCRFLSSVSPLLGIWVHQNPELGNVVCVIWGFLSVAACRVIPQELGPLGLDAGPLLWAPVFEIFADFDGAPSLLFVHGRDLADECLFPGAVRSLDPAANVLLLEVDARPSVNPSPPSKSHLLPQCRSFSTDSEPKDPTFTSNFCRSDTTVASRPSPPPVPPPPPPPPFSRLAFGDRRRLLDLVAGRVRLKVPQDLAAAPLFPCSPTHDDIAILADRRLSLIQMHKLNGGRMDPKVAEPTLGSSEHSRIPSSDEIPCSRSSTTGRRRNLFSVAGYVKDGLKQFMGRSSSSLNASGLISSKRVSLGSGESKHVPVHEFLRTGDTIRLSLRAAYMRLTTYRAWPNMHDNRFALYKLPLQAPEAGREYAGLWGGTFGWPPGRPSEDKPGKALFFLLLSYEEAEGQLLLIATKILEGTHYVLHPNGSAMFTVKVDEPATEPFPWETDGDSIHVEVKHTCSGEGIANGYGFRYPGSKPGSLYVIQHGLLAFVWSESKAVLTLQRLDLEELLKKGERVPSLPPIDNFAYLTKSYSNVFAGFPTNSSCSTSPRKYH; encoded by the coding sequence ATGCCTGGAGAGACGATGGCGGCTGATGAGGCGAAAGCGGACTGCGGCTCCAGCCTCCTGCTGGGGCTGCCGGAGGATGTGCTGGAGCTGATCTCCGGTCTCCTCCAGCCCCGCGACCTATGCAGCCTCGCCCTCTGCTGCCGCGGTCTCcgcgccgccgtcgccgcctcCGAGAAGGCCTGGCTCGCCCAGTGCCGCCGCCTCGGCCCGCCGCCGGACCTCCTCCCCCGGTGGCGCTCCGGCGTCCGCTCCTACGGAGCCCTCTGCCGCTTCCTCTCTTCCGTCTCCCCCCTCCTCGGCATCTGGGTCCACCAGAACCCCGAGCTCGGCAACGTCGTCTGCGTCATCTGGGGCTTCCTCTCCGTCGCCGCCTGCCGCGTTATCCCCCAGGAGCTTGGCCCTCTCGGCCTCGACGCTGGCCCCCTCCTCTGGGCCCCCGTTTTCGAGATCTTCGCCGACTTCGACGGCGCCCCCTCACTCCTATTCGTCCACGGTCGCGACCTCGCCGACGAGTGCCTCTTCCCCGGCGCAGTCCGCTCCCTCGATCCCGCCGCCAACGTCCTCCTCCTCGAGGTAGACGCTCGCCCATCTGTCAACCCCTCCCCACCTTCCAAGTCCCATCTTTTGCCCCAGTGTCGAAGCTTTTCCACCGATTCCGAGCCCAAAGATCCCACCTTTACGAGCAACTTCTGCCGGTCGGACACCACCGTCGCCTCGCGTCCCTCGCCGCCTCcggtgccgccgccgccgccgcctcctcccttCAGCCGTTTAGCCTTCGGCGACCGGCGGAGGCTTCTCGACCTCGTCGCCGGAAGGGTCCGCCTCAAGGTCCCCCAGGATCTGGCCGCCGCTCCGCTCTTCCCTTGCTCGCCTACTCACGACGATATAGCAATTTTGGCTGATCGGAGGTTATCGCTCATCCAGATGCACAAGCTCAATGGTGGCCGCATGGATCCGAAGGTGGCAGAGCCGACGTTGGGCTCAAGCGAGCACAGTAGAATTCCCAGCAGTGATGAGATTCCTTGCTCCCGGAGCAGCACCACTGGTCGGAGGAGGAACCTTTTCTCGGTTGCTGGGTACGTCAAGGATGGCCTGAAGCAATTCATGGGGAGGTCATCAAGTTCCCTTAATGCTTCCGGGCTGATATCGAGCAAACGGGTTTCTCTGGGGTCCGGCGAGAGCAAACATGTGCCTGTACATGAGTTTTTGAGGACCGGCGACACGATCAGGCTGAGCTTGAGAGCTGCATACATGAGGCTGACTACTTACCGGGCATGGCCAAACATGCACGACAACCGGTTTGCTCTGTATAAGCTCCCGTTGCAGGCCCCAGAGGCAGGCAGAGAGTACGCTGGTCTATGGGGTGGCACATTTGGCTGGCCTCCTGGTCGGCCCTCTGAAGACAAGCCAGGGAAGGCCCTGTTCTTCTTGCTGCTTTCGTATGAGGAGGCTGAGGGGCAGCTTCTTCTCATTGCCACCAAAATTTTGGAAGGAACCCACTATGTTCTCCACCCCAATGGCTCTGCAATGTTCACCGTGAAGGTTGATGAGCCAGCAACAGAGCCATTCCCTTGGGAGACTGATGGTGACTCTATCCATGTGGAAGTGAAGCACACTTGCTCCGGGGAGGGCATTGCGAATGGTTATGGGTTCCGATACCCTGGATCTAAGCCTGGTTCCCTCTATGTGATCCAACATGGGCTTCTTGCATTTGTCTGGAGTGAGTCCAAGGCTGTCTTGACTTTGCAGAGGCTAGACTTGGAAGAGCTGCTAAAGAAAGGAGAGCGAGTTCCCTCTCTACCTCCAATTGACAATTTTGCCTACTTAACCAAATCATATTCAAATGTTTTTGCAGGCTTCCCTACCAACTCGAGTTGTTCAACTTCACCCCG